The genomic segment AATATCAGACATGTTATTGTCTTTTTTTATATTTATTTTTTATTAATCTTTGTCATGCTTCTAAATCAATTTTTTCTCTTTGAAACTAAACACTTTGTTTTTAGCAATAATAATATGATCTAGAACATCTATTCCCATTATTTTGCCAGCCTCAATGATTCTTTTAGTAATCTTTAAATCAACTTCAGAGGGTTCAGGATTTCCAGATGGATGATTGTGAACCAAAATAACAGAGGCTGCATTACCAATAAGAGCGTGTTCAAAGATTTCTCGAGGATGGACTAAATTTGCATTTAAAGTTCCAACAAAAAGATGTTTCTTATGAACCATTTCGTTACGTGCATTGAGATAAAGAGCAACTAAATGTTCACGGGTCTTGTCTCGCAAATAACTACATTGGGCAATTATATCTTTTACTGAATGAATCGTAGGCAGGGTTTCCTCGCCTATTTTTAAACTTCTTTTAACTAATTCCGAAGCCGCTAATATTGTACAAGCTTTTGCCGGACCCAAGCCCTTAACTTTAATCAAATCCCCATAACTTAGTCCCAATAATCTCTTTTTAGAATGTTTGTTTAAAATTTGTCTTGCCGTTTGAATTACGTTTTTTCCTTCTCGACCAGTTCGAAGTAAAATCGCTAAAAGCTCCTCATCTTTTAGATTTTGGACGCCTTTTAAAACTAATTTTTCTCTCGGTCGGTCAACTTTTGGTAATTCTTTTATTTTCATGTTTTCTTACTTCAATCTACCTTTATTTTTACTTTTTATCAATTCATTCCCTTGAGACCACCTTCGTAAATGCTCACAACTGCTTCCTAAAAATAAGGCACAAGAAAAGAATCTAGTCAAAGCTTAAAATGGTAAATACTCAAGTCCTAGTAGGGAAGCCAGGCTGTAAGTGCCTCAAGGGATTGGTTTCCATCTTATTTTTCAAAAAGGTTTGAGAGAAAATCGCTTTTCAAATAGAGTTTTTAAAAATAAAATATCATCTTAATTTTCCTATTGACAAATAAAATTGCTTTCTTTATTATTACCATGATGGTAACAACCTTAGGGGTAATTAAATTAATTAATACAATGGAACTCATAGGGAAAAAAATACTTTCTGATTTTAAAAGGCGTTATAATGATGTTTCTTCACAGGTTGATTCTTGGCAGGCTGAAGTAGAAGCAGCAGACTGGGAGACACCACATGATGTTAAGAGGCGGTATGCTAGTGCAAGTTTCCCAGGAAGGGGCCAAGCTATTTTTAATTTAAAGGGAAATCAATATCGATTACTTGTGATAATAAATTTTAAGAACAAGATTATTTTAATAAAAAAGGCCGGCACTCATCAAGAGTATATGAATTGGCAATTAACATAATAAATATGACAACCAAAATTAAAGTAATAAAAACTGAAGAAGATTATAAAGAAGCTCTTAAATTAATTGAAGAGCTTATGGGCAAAGACTATAAACCTGAATCAGAAGAAAGTGAGAAATTAAGTCTTTTAGTAACGCTAGTACAAGATTATGAATCTAAGTCATTCCCCGAATCTCTGCCAGATCCAATTGAAGCTATTAAATTCCGCATGAATCAACAAAATTTGAAGCCGGTAGACTTGGTTCCTTACATTGGAAGCGGAAGCAGAGTATCAGAAATTCTTTCAGGTAAACGTCAACTAACTCTCAAAATGGTAAGAGCTTTAGAGGCGGGGCTTGGAATTCCTGCTAAGGTACTTATAAAAAAGTCTGATCTGGCTGGAAATTTGGAATATCAAAATTGGGATAGCCGTCTCGTAGCAGAGATGGAAGCACGAGGTTATTTTGGGGATGCTTCATTAAAAAAATATGACAAAATGGAATTGCTAAAAAACTTCTTTTCGCCAATAGGATCTCTTGCAGAAATTGTTGTAATGTCACGTAAGTCTAATTATAGATCTTCACCGCTTACAGACAAACGCGCATTAGCCGCTTGGGCTGTTTGTGTTTTCAAAAAAACCAAAAAAATAAAAACGCCAAAGAAATATAAACATGGTGTTGTTGATCTTAACTTTATGCAAAAGTTGGTAAAATTAAGTGTTGAAGAAAGTGGTCCCATATTAGCTCAAGAATATTTGAAA from the Patescibacteria group bacterium genome contains:
- a CDS encoding type II toxin-antitoxin system HigB family toxin produces the protein MMVTTLGVIKLINTMELIGKKILSDFKRRYNDVSSQVDSWQAEVEAADWETPHDVKRRYASASFPGRGQAIFNLKGNQYRLLVIINFKNKIILIKKAGTHQEYMNWQLT
- a CDS encoding ImmA/IrrE family metallo-endopeptidase, producing the protein MTTKIKVIKTEEDYKEALKLIEELMGKDYKPESEESEKLSLLVTLVQDYESKSFPESLPDPIEAIKFRMNQQNLKPVDLVPYIGSGSRVSEILSGKRQLTLKMVRALEAGLGIPAKVLIKKSDLAGNLEYQNWDSRLVAEMEARGYFGDASLKKYDKMELLKNFFSPIGSLAEIVVMSRKSNYRSSPLTDKRALAAWAVCVFKKTKKIKTPKKYKHGVVDLNFMQKLVKLSVEESGPILAQEYLKKYGIILVIERHLPKTHLDGATILINKDNPVIGLTLRYDRLDNFWFTLMHELAHIALHYDIGITLFYDEIEGIKTIDIDDKEREADALSEESLLPRAKWEISPARLIPSSMAAKSLAKELGVHVAIIAGQIRHKGNKYVYLNKIVNEAKVRKFFPNQVWNKQHV
- the radC gene encoding DNA repair protein RadC, with translation MKIKELPKVDRPREKLVLKGVQNLKDEELLAILLRTGREGKNVIQTARQILNKHSKKRLLGLSYGDLIKVKGLGPAKACTILAASELVKRSLKIGEETLPTIHSVKDIIAQCSYLRDKTREHLVALYLNARNEMVHKKHLFVGTLNANLVHPREIFEHALIGNAASVILVHNHPSGNPEPSEVDLKITKRIIEAGKIMGIDVLDHIIIAKNKVFSFKEKKLI